The following are encoded in a window of Amaranthus tricolor cultivar Red isolate AtriRed21 chromosome 2, ASM2621246v1, whole genome shotgun sequence genomic DNA:
- the LOC130806773 gene encoding silicon efflux transporter LSI2-like, translating to MALAPTINVVLGSIAFTVFWVLVVFPAVRFLPIGSGAGSLLGATLMVIFGVISPQQAYDAIDLPILGLLFGTMVVTIYLERADLFKYLGKLLAWKSRGAKDLIFRICLISALSSAFFTNDTTCVVLTEFVLNVARQHNLPPHPFLLALASSANIGSSVTPIGNPQNLVIAVQSKIPFGKFLLGLLPAVLVGVFVNTLIIIAAFWKILQTPKNAESVASEGAHSHPVKTPSNGLNSVNIEINSLESSRIIDTSKDVVDLDESFNFQQKEETESLESSERLDTTKHLVIYLDEPFQKEETRIPERFETGKKEFTTQLKLFLAGKEVSEKWKHINWKICVYLITMGMLIALVFGLNMSWTAITAALALIVLDFKDARPSLAKVSYSILIFFCGMFITVDGFNRTGIPSKLWEIMKPYSRVDHVGGMAMLSLVILVLSNLVSNVPTVLLLGGQVAASAAASSPSEERKAWLILAWVSTVAGNLTLLGSAANLIVCEQARHSPHLAYNLTFWRHLKFGVPSTLIVIAIGLLLIRG from the exons ATGGCCTTGGCTCCAACAATCAATGTAGTTTTAGGATCGATTGCATTTACGGTCTTTTGGGTATTAGTCGTTTTCCCTGCTGTCCGTTTTTTACCCATTGGAAGTGGCGCCGGATCACTCCTAGGAGCTACGCTCATGGTGATATTCGGTGTCATTTCCCCACAGCAAGCATATGATGCAATTGATCTTCCGATACTTGGCCTTCTTTTCGGAACAATGGTAGTTACCATTTATCTAGAAAGAGCCGATTTGTTCAAATACTTAGGTAAGTTGCTTGCATGGAAAAGTAGAGGAGCCAAGGATTTGATATTCCGAATTTGCCTAATATCTGCGCTTTCTAGTGCTTTCTTCACAAATGATACTACTTGTGTCGTCTTAACTGAGTTTGTCTTAAATGTTGCCAGGCAACACAATCTTCCTCCGCATCCGTTTTTACTCGCTCTTGCTTCTAGCGCGAATATTGGATCTTCGGTAACACCCATTGGGAACCCGCAAAATCTAGTTATAGCTGTCCAGAGTAAGATCCCATTTGGAAAGTTCTTATTGGGTCTTCTCCCAGCTGTGCTCGTTGGTGTTTTTGTTAACACTTTGATCATAATAGCCGCATTTTGGAAGATTTTACAAACTCCCAAGAATGCGGAATCTGTCGCTTCAGAAGGAGCACATTCACATCCTGTCAAGACTCCAAGTAATGGCCTCAATTCTGTGAATATTGAAATCAATAGTTTAGAGTCTTCGAGAATAATAGATACGTCTAAAGATGTGGTAGATTTAGACGAATCTTTTAACTTTCAGCAGAAGGAAGAAACCGAGTCTCTTGAGTCTTCCGAAAGATTAGATACAACAAAACATTTGGTGATCTATCTAGACGAGCCTTTTCAGAAGGAAGAAACGAGAATTCCTGAGCGATTTGAGACCGGAAAAAAAGAGTTTACTACACAATTGAAACTATTCTTAGCTGGAAAGGAAGTTAGTGAAAAGTGGAAGCATATAAATTGGAAGATATGTGTTTATCTTATTACTATGGGCATGCTAATTGCTCTAGTCTTTGGTTTGAATATGTCATGGACTGCGATTACTGCTGCTTTAGCTCTTATAGTTCTCGATTTCAAGGATGCTCGACCTTCATTAGCGAAG GTCTCGTATTCAATTTTGATATTCTTCTGTGGAATGTTCATCACTGTTGATGGATTCAATAGGACTGGCATCCCTAGCAAACTATGGGAGATCATGAAACCGTATTCGCGTGTTGATCATGTTGGTGGAATGGCAATGCTCTCGCTTGTCATTCTCGTCCTTTCCAACTTGGTATCAAACGTTCCAACTG tattgttgTTGGGAGGACAAGTAGCTGCATCTGCAGCAGCAAGTTCACCATCGGAAGAGAGAAAAGCATGGTTGATCTTAGCTTGGGTCAGCACGGTGGCTGGAAACTTGACGCTCCTTGGATCGGCAGCCAACTTAATTGTGTGCGAACAGGCTCGACATTCCCCTCATCTAGCCTACAATCTCACGTTTTGGAGACACCTTAAATTTGGAGTTCCATCCACACTTATCGTCATTGCTATTGGCTTGCTTTTGATTCGAGGTTGA